In the Lampris incognitus isolate fLamInc1 chromosome 11, fLamInc1.hap2, whole genome shotgun sequence genome, one interval contains:
- the gpm6bb gene encoding glycoprotein M6Bb isoform X1: MGCFECCIKCLGGVPYASLVATILCFSGVALFCGCGHVALTGTVTILENHFSKVTSDHAMLTDIIQLMQYVIYGIASFFFLYGIILLAEGFYTTSAVKELHSEFKTTICGRCISGMFVFLTYILGVAWLGVFGFSAVPVFLFYNMWSTCAAMRSPIANLTNIDSICVDVRQYGIIPWNATPGKACGSTLGDICNTSEFYLSYHLYIVACAGAGATVIALIHFLMILSANWAYLKDASHMHAYQDIKMKEEQELQDITSRSKECLNSYT, translated from the exons GTTGCTTCGAGTGCTGCATCAAATGTTTAGGAGGGGTTCCCTACGCGTCCCTGGTGGCCACCATCCTCTGCTTCTCCGGCGTCGCCCTGTTCTGCGGATGTGGCCACGTGGCTCTCACCGGCACCGTTACCATCCTGGAAAACCACTTCTCCAAGGTCACCAGTGACCACGCCATGCTGACCGACAT aataCAGCTGATGCAGTACGTCATCTACGGCATTgcctccttcttcttcctctacGGCATCATTCTGCTGGCCGAGGGTTTCTACACCACCAGTGCAGTCAAGGAGCTGCACAGCGAGTTCAAGACCACCATCTGCGGGCGATGCATCAGCGGAATG TTTGTGTTCCTGACCTACATCCTGGGCGTGGCCTGGCTAGGTGTGTTTGGCTTCTCTGCCGTGCCAGTTTTCCTCTTCTACAACATGTGGTCTACCTGCGCCGCCATGAGGTCGCCCATCGCCAACCTCACCAACATTGACTCCATCTGTGTGGATGTCCGTCAGTACG GGATTATCCCATGGAATGCGACACCAGGCAAGGCTTGTGGGTCTACGCTAGGTGACATTTGCAACACCAGTGAG TTCTACCTGTCCTACCACCTGTACATCGTAGCATGTGCCGGGGCAGGGGCTACTGTGATTGCTCTG ATCCACTTCCTCATGATTCTCTCAGCAAACTGGGCCTACCTTAAGGACGCCAGTCACATGCATGCCTACCAAGACATCAAAA
- the gpm6bb gene encoding glycoprotein M6Bb isoform X2, producing MGCFECCIKCLGGVPYASLVATILCFSGVALFCGCGHVALTGTVTILENHFSKVTSDHAMLTDIIQLMQYVIYGIASFFFLYGIILLAEGFYTTSAVKELHSEFKTTICGRCISGMFVFLTYILGVAWLGVFGFSAVPVFLFYNMWSTCAAMRSPIANLTNIDSICVDVRQYGIIPWNATPGKACGSTLGDICNTSEFYLSYHLYIVACAGAGATVIALLIYMMATTYNFAVLKFKSREDCCTKF from the exons GTTGCTTCGAGTGCTGCATCAAATGTTTAGGAGGGGTTCCCTACGCGTCCCTGGTGGCCACCATCCTCTGCTTCTCCGGCGTCGCCCTGTTCTGCGGATGTGGCCACGTGGCTCTCACCGGCACCGTTACCATCCTGGAAAACCACTTCTCCAAGGTCACCAGTGACCACGCCATGCTGACCGACAT aataCAGCTGATGCAGTACGTCATCTACGGCATTgcctccttcttcttcctctacGGCATCATTCTGCTGGCCGAGGGTTTCTACACCACCAGTGCAGTCAAGGAGCTGCACAGCGAGTTCAAGACCACCATCTGCGGGCGATGCATCAGCGGAATG TTTGTGTTCCTGACCTACATCCTGGGCGTGGCCTGGCTAGGTGTGTTTGGCTTCTCTGCCGTGCCAGTTTTCCTCTTCTACAACATGTGGTCTACCTGCGCCGCCATGAGGTCGCCCATCGCCAACCTCACCAACATTGACTCCATCTGTGTGGATGTCCGTCAGTACG GGATTATCCCATGGAATGCGACACCAGGCAAGGCTTGTGGGTCTACGCTAGGTGACATTTGCAACACCAGTGAG TTCTACCTGTCCTACCACCTGTACATCGTAGCATGTGCCGGGGCAGGGGCTACTGTGATTGCTCTG CTGATCTACATGATGGCTACCACTTATAACTTTGCTGTTTTGAAGTTTAAGAGTCGAGAAGACTGCTGCACTAagttttaa